The following are encoded together in the Streptomyces sp. NBC_00341 genome:
- a CDS encoding XRE family transcriptional regulator — protein MEEAAEQLNAVTGGATDASLLSAWESGRRRTGIKNRAGLCELYGQSSEVLFTHQDGLGSISVLEASGTDVVVRVLTRYTDLIAAMVDVVAGARERLVVTGSRSREGAYLAAIERVVAEQADLVHYRVLYGPPRHRALSEHLVRLLELRDPLERRNGVKTLHIGLVEPLSAMERFFVASESEAVVPLPSFHGAEGFDCGVLLGREAAVGLVQHAREACASARLVETMEAVRALPLRQAEC, from the coding sequence TTGGAGGAGGCGGCGGAGCAGCTCAACGCGGTCACAGGCGGTGCAACCGATGCGAGTCTGCTCAGTGCCTGGGAGTCGGGCCGAAGGCGCACCGGGATCAAGAACCGGGCGGGATTGTGCGAGTTGTACGGCCAGTCGTCGGAGGTTCTCTTCACTCATCAGGACGGTCTCGGCAGCATCAGTGTTCTGGAGGCGTCGGGTACCGATGTCGTCGTCCGAGTGCTGACCAGATACACCGATCTCATCGCGGCCATGGTCGATGTGGTGGCTGGAGCGCGGGAGAGGCTCGTGGTGACGGGCAGTCGCAGCCGGGAGGGGGCGTATTTGGCGGCTATCGAGAGGGTGGTGGCCGAGCAGGCCGATCTGGTGCATTACCGGGTGCTCTACGGTCCGCCGCGTCATCGGGCTCTTTCCGAGCACTTGGTGCGGTTGTTGGAGCTGCGTGATCCGTTGGAGCGCCGTAACGGAGTCAAGACGCTGCATATCGGTCTGGTGGAGCCGCTGTCGGCGATGGAACGCTTTTTCGTGGCCTCCGAGAGCGAGGCCGTAGTGCCGCTGCCGAGCTTCCATGGTGCTGAAGGCTTCGACTGCGGGGTCCTGCTGGGCCGCGAGGCGGCGGTGGGGTTGGTCCAGCATGCCCGAGAGGCCTGCGCGTCTGCCCGGCTGGTGGAGACGATGGAGGCTGTGCGAGCACTGCCTTTGCGGCAGGCCGAATGCTGA
- a CDS encoding albusnodin/ikarugamycin family macrolactam cyclase, translating into MIFGGFSTPIGTGPLPTGSQPVSAGVRTWCVQGLGVSARVVGATTGRRRIIVLGLCGASRADLDGLLDHPLPDDVAWRWPGAYAVVEEREDAVLIHTDPASAYPVYAIRFHEGWAWCTSSRLLAALQGAGVDPRRLVSSILLPSVPALAGEHTFFSGVKQLPPGSRIKLPADMRPFGCTVTWHPAPVSGLPAPHRLREVLAAAVSLRVTADPDLSCDLSGGLDSTSIAVLAAQALPVGKQLPAVTIHPDGDLEGADLRYARLTAVANEDRMVHFQLPLGTEHLPYTAITAVPATDEPVPSTLTRARLIGQMRWMRTHLGARTHLTGDGGDSVLFQPPLHLADLIRHRRWRQAAGEAFGWARLRHDTPLSLLRDAHRAACLTRHEALRQLAQDVGSPDRHDQGQACWFPLVPFPSWATSAARNLLADAADEAARAEDLLPGLDSSIRALADEVREIARSATADAALAASCGVSLHNPFLDPQVVTAMLTVPLEQRPAIHSYKPVLRAAMTGLLPDTVAARDTKGTFEADHFTGMRANLPDLLDLADGHLAELGLIDPGRFRTKLREAAAGIPAPLASIEQALTAEAWLRAHHRTPLSAWDHSVKAHHD; encoded by the coding sequence GTGATCTTCGGAGGATTCAGCACACCGATTGGCACCGGCCCGCTGCCGACCGGGTCCCAGCCCGTATCCGCCGGCGTGAGGACCTGGTGCGTACAGGGTCTCGGTGTCTCCGCCCGCGTGGTCGGCGCCACGACAGGGCGCCGGCGCATCATCGTCCTCGGCCTTTGCGGCGCCTCGCGCGCAGACCTGGACGGCCTCCTCGACCATCCCCTTCCCGACGACGTGGCCTGGCGTTGGCCCGGGGCCTACGCGGTCGTCGAAGAACGTGAGGACGCCGTCCTGATCCACACCGACCCGGCCTCGGCGTATCCCGTATACGCCATTCGTTTTCACGAGGGCTGGGCGTGGTGTACCTCAAGCCGCCTTCTCGCAGCATTGCAAGGAGCGGGTGTCGACCCGAGGCGGCTGGTGTCCTCGATCCTGCTGCCCTCGGTGCCCGCCCTGGCCGGGGAGCACACCTTCTTCAGTGGCGTGAAGCAGTTGCCGCCGGGCAGCCGGATCAAACTGCCGGCTGATATGCGGCCGTTCGGCTGCACCGTGACCTGGCATCCGGCTCCGGTGTCCGGGCTGCCCGCACCGCATCGGCTGCGTGAGGTCCTGGCTGCCGCCGTGTCGCTGCGCGTAACGGCCGACCCGGATCTGTCCTGCGATCTGTCCGGCGGTCTCGATTCCACCTCGATCGCCGTCCTGGCCGCGCAGGCCCTGCCGGTCGGCAAGCAGCTTCCTGCTGTCACAATCCATCCGGACGGCGACCTTGAGGGTGCCGATCTGCGCTATGCGCGTCTGACCGCCGTGGCCAACGAGGACCGTATGGTTCACTTCCAACTGCCGCTGGGGACCGAGCATCTTCCCTACACCGCGATCACTGCGGTGCCGGCCACCGACGAGCCGGTGCCGTCCACTCTGACCAGGGCCCGGCTCATCGGCCAGATGCGGTGGATGCGTACGCATCTGGGCGCGCGTACGCACCTGACCGGTGACGGCGGCGACAGCGTCCTGTTCCAGCCGCCGCTCCACCTTGCCGACCTGATCCGTCACCGCCGATGGCGGCAGGCGGCCGGCGAGGCCTTCGGCTGGGCGCGGCTGAGGCACGACACTCCGCTCTCGCTGTTGCGTGACGCCCACCGGGCGGCCTGTCTCACCCGGCATGAAGCCCTGCGGCAGCTAGCCCAGGATGTTGGATCACCTGACCGGCACGACCAAGGTCAAGCGTGCTGGTTCCCGCTCGTCCCGTTTCCCTCCTGGGCCACCTCAGCCGCGCGGAATCTCCTGGCTGACGCAGCCGACGAGGCGGCCCGAGCGGAGGACCTGCTGCCGGGACTGGACAGCTCCATCCGCGCCCTGGCGGACGAGGTCCGTGAGATCGCTCGTAGTGCTACCGCCGACGCTGCCCTGGCCGCATCCTGCGGCGTCAGTCTGCATAACCCCTTCCTCGACCCACAGGTGGTGACCGCGATGCTGACGGTGCCGCTGGAACAGCGTCCCGCCATCCATTCCTACAAGCCGGTACTTCGCGCCGCGATGACGGGCCTGCTCCCCGACACGGTTGCGGCGCGCGACACCAAGGGCACCTTCGAAGCCGACCATTTCACCGGGATGCGCGCCAACCTCCCTGATCTCCTGGACCTGGCGGACGGCCACCTCGCCGAGCTCGGCCTCATCGACCCAGGCCGCTTCCGCACCAAACTCCGAGAGGCCGCCGCCGGCATCCCGGCACCGCTGGCATCGATCGAGCAGGCACTGACTGCCGAGGCATGGCTCCGCGCACACCACCGGACCCCCCTCTCCGCCTGGGACCACTCCGTCAAGGCGCACCATGACTGA
- a CDS encoding albusnodin family lasso peptide, producing the protein MAETPAEKGNPMDGLFSTDLATAEEPLVVEIGDAATLTEGQGQGSSEDKRRAYN; encoded by the coding sequence GTGGCAGAGACACCTGCCGAGAAGGGGAATCCGATGGACGGACTGTTCAGCACCGACCTGGCCACAGCCGAGGAACCGCTGGTCGTGGAGATCGGCGACGCCGCGACCTTGACCGAGGGACAGGGCCAGGGCAGCAGCGAGGACAAGCGTCGCGCATACAACTGA
- a CDS encoding M20 family metallopeptidase, with translation MRNNLVAEAAEQASSVVDLAQELIRRPSRGGIDDYAPVLAVLESWLTGRSLPHRRLHDEHGQLVGLLVEIAGGRSGRWWALDACVDTAPFGDEGAWSFPPTIGDVAGQWLRGRGAADSKLAASAFCHIAADLHRDASRLKGGLAVLLDVDEHTGGFGGARAYLADPSAERPAGVMIGYPGLDEVVVGGRGLWRAVIAVHAPAGHSGSRRLVVSAISRAARLVQLLEEADLPAAPGDGSGFPLSAKLSVTAIRGGEGFSVTADRCELNVDVRTTPGFDAEAAETLVRKAAAGLDAEFPGPAPTVVTPVACWPPFQLQPDEQPVAALMAAANVMGLAVRAKVAGPSNIGNLLAGHGDGIPATAGFGVPYEGLHGIDERASLAELPQVYAVYRQAVLDLLGAP, from the coding sequence ATGAGGAACAACTTGGTCGCCGAAGCTGCTGAACAGGCTTCTTCGGTCGTCGACTTGGCCCAGGAGTTGATTCGGCGGCCGAGCCGTGGCGGCATCGACGATTACGCTCCCGTCCTGGCCGTTCTGGAGTCCTGGCTGACGGGGCGTTCGCTGCCGCACCGGCGCCTGCACGACGAGCACGGTCAGCTCGTCGGCCTGCTCGTGGAGATCGCCGGTGGCCGGTCCGGCCGGTGGTGGGCCCTGGACGCCTGCGTCGACACCGCGCCGTTCGGAGATGAGGGCGCGTGGTCGTTCCCGCCCACGATCGGTGACGTAGCCGGCCAGTGGTTGAGGGGCAGAGGGGCGGCCGACTCGAAGCTGGCTGCCTCCGCGTTCTGTCACATCGCCGCCGACCTGCATCGCGATGCCAGCAGGTTGAAGGGGGGCCTGGCGGTGCTGCTCGATGTCGATGAGCACACGGGTGGCTTCGGCGGTGCTCGCGCTTACCTCGCCGATCCCAGCGCTGAGCGCCCGGCCGGGGTGATGATCGGCTACCCCGGCTTGGACGAGGTCGTCGTCGGCGGGCGCGGGCTATGGCGGGCGGTGATCGCAGTGCACGCCCCCGCCGGGCACTCCGGGTCCAGACGCCTGGTGGTCAGTGCGATCTCTCGCGCCGCCCGCCTGGTTCAGCTGCTGGAGGAGGCAGACCTACCGGCCGCCCCGGGCGACGGGTCGGGTTTTCCGTTGTCGGCCAAGCTGAGCGTGACCGCTATCCGGGGTGGTGAGGGCTTCTCCGTCACCGCGGACCGGTGTGAGCTGAACGTGGACGTGCGTACGACTCCCGGTTTCGATGCCGAGGCCGCTGAGACGCTGGTCCGCAAGGCCGCCGCCGGACTTGATGCCGAGTTCCCCGGGCCGGCGCCCACTGTGGTGACGCCGGTGGCCTGCTGGCCTCCCTTCCAGCTGCAGCCCGACGAGCAGCCCGTTGCCGCGTTGATGGCTGCGGCGAACGTGATGGGGCTGGCGGTGCGGGCGAAGGTCGCCGGCCCCTCGAACATTGGCAACCTGCTGGCCGGGCATGGTGACGGGATCCCGGCCACCGCCGGTTTCGGCGTGCCCTACGAGGGCCTGCACGGCATCGACGAACGAGCCAGCCTTGCCGAACTGCCCCAGGTGTACGCGGTCTACCGCCAAGCCGTCCTCGATCTCCTGGGTGCCCCCTGA
- a CDS encoding ATP-binding protein gives MTPVTVPPPPAPYLPQRGERYRLVAPNSPTAPRVARDFVGTLLRATEHPRLVDDARLCVSEVVSNAHCHTRSARIRVDVTVNRRQVMVYVTDGEPGRLPRPGAAPHAESGRGLVIVESLTDRWGTTTRGGRVRNAKTVWFVLVEPAGAPGPSRFAG, from the coding sequence ATGACCCCCGTAACCGTTCCGCCCCCGCCCGCCCCGTACCTCCCGCAGCGCGGCGAGCGATACCGGCTCGTCGCGCCGAACAGCCCCACCGCACCCCGGGTCGCGCGGGACTTCGTGGGCACGCTGCTGCGGGCCACCGAGCACCCAAGGCTGGTCGACGACGCCCGGTTGTGCGTGAGCGAGGTGGTGTCCAACGCGCACTGCCATACGCGGTCCGCCCGCATCCGGGTCGATGTGACGGTGAACCGGCGTCAGGTCATGGTCTACGTGACCGACGGCGAGCCCGGCCGGCTGCCGAGGCCGGGCGCCGCGCCGCACGCGGAGAGCGGGCGCGGGCTCGTCATCGTGGAGAGCCTGACGGACCGGTGGGGGACCACGACGCGCGGCGGGCGGGTACGGAACGCCAAGACGGTCTGGTTCGTCCTCGTTGAACCGGCTGGGGCCCCGGGGCCATCGCGATTCGCTGGCTGA